From a single Phocoena sinus isolate mPhoSin1 chromosome 1, mPhoSin1.pri, whole genome shotgun sequence genomic region:
- the TMEM125 gene encoding transmembrane protein 125: protein MSEGGARAPPGRGLPPDVLAEQVELWWSQQPRRSALCFAVAVGLVAGCGAGGVALLSSTSSRSGEWRLAVGTVLCLLALLVLVKQLMSSAVQDMNCIRQPRHVALLRSGGGADALVVLLSGLVLLVTGLTLAGLAAAPAPARPLAAMLSVGITLAASGALLLLGLLLYQVAVSGHCPPTCAAAPSARSDHSGNGSVFSISGRLSAGQHHETTSSIASLI from the coding sequence ATGTCTGAGGGAGGGGCTCGGGCCCCGCCGGGCCGGGGGCTGCCGCCGGATGTGCTGGCAGAGCAGGTGGAGCTGTGGTGGTCCCAGCAGCCGCGGCGCTCAGCGCTCTGCTTCGCCGTGGCTGTGGGCCTCGTGGCGGGCTGTGGGGCGGGCGGCGTGGCCCTGCTGTCCTCCACCAGCAGCCGCTCGGGCGAGTGGCGTCTGGCGGTGGGCACGGTGCTCTGCCTGCTGGCCCTGCTGGTCCTGGTTAAGCAGCTGATGAGCTCGGCCGTGCAGGACATGAACTGCATCCGCCAGCCCCGCCACGTGGCCCTGCTCCGCAGCGGCGGCGGGGCCGACGCCCTAGTGGTGCTGCTCAGCGGCCTGGTGCTGCTGGTCACCGGCTTGACGCTGGCAGGGCTGGCCgccgcccctgcccccgcccgGCCGCTGGCCGCCATGCTGTCCGTGGGCATCACCCTGGCTGCCTCAGGTGCGCTCTTGCTGCTGGGCCTGCTGCTGTATCAGGTGGCCGTGAGCGGACACTGTCCCCCTACCTGTGCGGCCGCCCCCTCCGCCCGCAGTGACCACAGTGGGAATGGCAGCGTCTTCAGCATCTCAGGACGGTTGTCCGCTGGCCAGCATCACGAGACCACGTCCAGCATCGCCAGCCTCATCTGA